From the genome of Danio rerio strain Tuebingen ecotype United States chromosome 2, GRCz12tu, whole genome shotgun sequence, one region includes:
- the slc25a36a gene encoding solute carrier family 25 member 36-A gives MSQRDTLVHLFAGGCGGTVGAILTCPLEVVKTRLQSSSVTFYISEVQLSTVNGASVARMAPPGPLHCLKLILEKEGPRSLFRGLGPNLVGVAPSRAIYFAAYSTSKEKLNNVFDPDSTQVHMLSAGLAGFTAITATNPIWLIKTRLQLDARNRGERRMSAFECVRRVYQSDGLRGFYRGMSASYAGISETVIHFVIYESIKRKLIEHKANSNMDDEDESVKDASDFVGMMLAAATSKTCATSIAYPHEVIRTRLREEGSKYRSFFQTLNMVFREEGYRALYRGLTTHLVRQIPNTAIMMCTYELVVYLLNG, from the exons ATGAGTCAGAGGGACACCCTGGTTCATCTGTTTGCTGGAGG CTGTGGTGGCACTGTAGGTGCAATACTGACATGTCCTTTGGAAGTGGTGAAGACGAGGCTGCAGTCTTCTTCTGTGACGTTTTACATCTCTGAAGTTCAGCTCAGCACTGTGAATGGGGCCAGCGTGGCCCGTATGGCCCCACCAGGGCCTCTGCACTGTCTCAA GTTAATACTGGAGAAAGAAGGTCCTCGCTCACTCTTTAGGGGGCTGGGGCCCAACTTGGTGGGAGTGGCTCCATCCAG GGCAATATATTTTGCTGCCTACTCCACATCCAAAGAGAAGCTGAACAATGTGTTTGATCCTGACTCTACTCAGGTGCACATGCTGTCCGCTGGTTTAGCAG GGTTCACTGCCATTACAGCAACCAACCCGATCTGGCTTATAAAGACCCGATTGCAGCTTGATGCCAG gAACCGAGGAGAACGGCGCATGAGTGCGTTTGAGTGCGTCCGGCGTGTCTATCAGTCAGATGGCTTACGGGGATTCTACAGGGGCATGTCTGCTTCTTATGCTGGTATATCAGAGACTGTCATCCACTTTGTCATCTATGAAAGCATTAAACGCAAACTCATTGAGCACAAGGCCAACTCTAACATGGACGACGAAGATGAATCTGTAAAAGACGCTTCAGACTTTGTTGGTATGATGCTGGCTGCTGCCACTTCCAAGACTTGTGCCACATCAATCGCTTATCCTCACG AGGTTATTCGTACCAGACTACGAGAGGAGGGCAGCAAGTATCGTTCGTTCTTCCAAACTCTAAACATGGTGTTCCGGGAGGAGGGTTACAGAGCACTGTACCGGGGCCTCACCACTCACCTAGTCCGACAGATCCCTAACACTGCTATAATGATGTGCACCTATGAGCTGGTGGTCTACCTGCTCAATGGTTAA
- the slc25a36a gene encoding solute carrier family 25 member 36-A isoform X1, with product MSSPGLESLYLASGKRWYSGLLCYSRIRGKRFGKLILEKEGPRSLFRGLGPNLVGVAPSRAIYFAAYSTSKEKLNNVFDPDSTQVHMLSAGLAGFTAITATNPIWLIKTRLQLDARNRGERRMSAFECVRRVYQSDGLRGFYRGMSASYAGISETVIHFVIYESIKRKLIEHKANSNMDDEDESVKDASDFVGMMLAAATSKTCATSIAYPHEVIRTRLREEGSKYRSFFQTLNMVFREEGYRALYRGLTTHLVRQIPNTAIMMCTYELVVYLLNG from the exons ATGTCTTCTCCAGGATTGGAGTCACTTTATTTGGCCTCCGGCAAGCGATGGTATTCGGGCCTATTGTGTTACTCCAGAATCAGAGGGAAAAGGTTTGGAAA GTTAATACTGGAGAAAGAAGGTCCTCGCTCACTCTTTAGGGGGCTGGGGCCCAACTTGGTGGGAGTGGCTCCATCCAG GGCAATATATTTTGCTGCCTACTCCACATCCAAAGAGAAGCTGAACAATGTGTTTGATCCTGACTCTACTCAGGTGCACATGCTGTCCGCTGGTTTAGCAG GGTTCACTGCCATTACAGCAACCAACCCGATCTGGCTTATAAAGACCCGATTGCAGCTTGATGCCAG gAACCGAGGAGAACGGCGCATGAGTGCGTTTGAGTGCGTCCGGCGTGTCTATCAGTCAGATGGCTTACGGGGATTCTACAGGGGCATGTCTGCTTCTTATGCTGGTATATCAGAGACTGTCATCCACTTTGTCATCTATGAAAGCATTAAACGCAAACTCATTGAGCACAAGGCCAACTCTAACATGGACGACGAAGATGAATCTGTAAAAGACGCTTCAGACTTTGTTGGTATGATGCTGGCTGCTGCCACTTCCAAGACTTGTGCCACATCAATCGCTTATCCTCACG AGGTTATTCGTACCAGACTACGAGAGGAGGGCAGCAAGTATCGTTCGTTCTTCCAAACTCTAAACATGGTGTTCCGGGAGGAGGGTTACAGAGCACTGTACCGGGGCCTCACCACTCACCTAGTCCGACAGATCCCTAACACTGCTATAATGATGTGCACCTATGAGCTGGTGGTCTACCTGCTCAATGGTTAA
- the slc25a36a gene encoding solute carrier family 25 member 36-A isoform X2 yields MAPLPACNPCKGFTAITATNPIWLIKTRLQLDARNRGERRMSAFECVRRVYQSDGLRGFYRGMSASYAGISETVIHFVIYESIKRKLIEHKANSNMDDEDESVKDASDFVGMMLAAATSKTCATSIAYPHEVIRTRLREEGSKYRSFFQTLNMVFREEGYRALYRGLTTHLVRQIPNTAIMMCTYELVVYLLNG; encoded by the exons ATGGCCCCGTTGCCAGCCTGTAACCCCTGTAAAG GGTTCACTGCCATTACAGCAACCAACCCGATCTGGCTTATAAAGACCCGATTGCAGCTTGATGCCAG gAACCGAGGAGAACGGCGCATGAGTGCGTTTGAGTGCGTCCGGCGTGTCTATCAGTCAGATGGCTTACGGGGATTCTACAGGGGCATGTCTGCTTCTTATGCTGGTATATCAGAGACTGTCATCCACTTTGTCATCTATGAAAGCATTAAACGCAAACTCATTGAGCACAAGGCCAACTCTAACATGGACGACGAAGATGAATCTGTAAAAGACGCTTCAGACTTTGTTGGTATGATGCTGGCTGCTGCCACTTCCAAGACTTGTGCCACATCAATCGCTTATCCTCACG AGGTTATTCGTACCAGACTACGAGAGGAGGGCAGCAAGTATCGTTCGTTCTTCCAAACTCTAAACATGGTGTTCCGGGAGGAGGGTTACAGAGCACTGTACCGGGGCCTCACCACTCACCTAGTCCGACAGATCCCTAACACTGCTATAATGATGTGCACCTATGAGCTGGTGGTCTACCTGCTCAATGGTTAA